In one window of Candidatus Scalindua sp. DNA:
- a CDS encoding cation transporter, with protein MSDCCDINCSIDALRGRQRGTLQIVLGINTVMFLVIVVAALYGNSTALLADSLDNLGDAFTYGLSLYAVSRGVTVKAKVALFKGGLIFLAAYAVTAQIVYRLFVPSLPVFEVMGIFSLLGLAANSLCLYLLWRHRHEDVNMSSVWECSRNDIASNLSVFVAAGTVWFTGSRWPDILVALGLVCLLMRSAFRVISSAIVELRKAT; from the coding sequence ATGAGTGATTGTTGTGATATCAATTGTTCTATCGATGCCCTTCGTGGAAGGCAGCGAGGAACACTGCAAATTGTCCTCGGCATCAACACTGTTATGTTCCTGGTTATCGTCGTGGCAGCTCTTTATGGCAATTCAACCGCATTGCTGGCCGACAGTCTTGATAATCTCGGAGATGCTTTTACATATGGCCTTAGCTTGTACGCCGTTTCCAGGGGCGTTACCGTTAAGGCCAAGGTCGCACTGTTTAAGGGTGGGCTTATTTTCTTAGCAGCATACGCCGTAACTGCCCAAATTGTCTACAGGCTTTTTGTCCCGAGCCTCCCCGTCTTCGAAGTTATGGGTATATTCAGTCTTCTCGGTCTTGCAGCAAACTCCCTTTGTCTTTACCTTCTTTGGCGGCATCGTCATGAAGATGTGAATATGAGTTCAGTGTGGGAGTGTTCACGAAACGACATTGCATCTAATCTTTCGGTTTTTGTGGCGGCTGGAACGGTTTGGTTTACTGGTTCAAGATGGCCAGATATCCTGGTCGCGCTAGGTCTCGTATGCCTCTTAATGCGTTCTGCGTTTCGCGTCATTTCATCAGCCATAGTGGAGCTTCGTAAAGCAACCTAA
- a CDS encoding type II toxin-antitoxin system RelE/ParE family toxin, whose amino-acid sequence MAQAKILARIRRASFGNFGDWKKIKGTKGIFEMREHYRQGYRILYTVVKKKLVLLLAGSTKKDQKKNDCQGGRIFG is encoded by the coding sequence ATGGCTCAGGCAAAGATTCTTGCACGAATTAGAAGAGCTTCCTTTGGAAATTTTGGAGATTGGAAGAAAATCAAAGGAACTAAAGGGATTTTTGAAATGCGCGAACATTACCGACAGGGCTACCGCATCCTCTACACCGTTGTAAAGAAAAAGTTGGTTCTGTTACTGGCCGGATCAACGAAAAAAGACCAGAAAAAAAATGATTGCCAAGGCGGAAGAATATTTGGCTGA
- a CDS encoding putative addiction module antidote protein: MTKKASIPFDKTSKDLLKNPKVAAKYLEEILADGDMELFTAALKDVADARVGSITALSRETHLNREQLYKTLSKKGNPRLETLTKVLHAVGLRLSVMPEATV, translated from the coding sequence ATGACAAAAAAAGCAAGTATACCGTTTGATAAAACAAGTAAGGATCTGCTAAAAAATCCTAAAGTTGCTGCCAAGTATCTTGAAGAGATACTTGCTGATGGCGACATGGAACTGTTTACGGCTGCCCTGAAAGATGTGGCTGACGCACGAGTAGGAAGCATTACCGCTTTATCAAGAGAGACACACCTGAACAGGGAACAACTGTACAAAACTTTATCAAAAAAAGGTAATCCGAGGCTGGAAACCCTGACAAAGGTTCTTCATGCCGTAGGGCTGCGGCTTTCTGTGATGCCGGAAGCAACAGTGTAA